A single region of the Bacillota bacterium genome encodes:
- a CDS encoding endospore germination permease: protein MKGTNARDEIRISYRQELLLMLNFLLANAFIIIPSAAVKGAKQDGWMTIALATVTGIGLTMLHTTLGMRYPRQTLVQYAQVILARVPGKMVGLLFMWFALHLGALVVRNFGDFMVITLMPETPRIVFHAVIMLVVVLALYGGLEVLCRFNEGLTFLVVVSIIFVLVLSLSIEGFDLKKLLPPFENGLLPVLKTSLIPITFPFGETVLFTMIIPYLDEQEKARRAHIVAMAGAGTLLTLITVAVVAVFGVTALDYLYPTHSLTRCISIVAAPERIDAISISVWILSGLIKIAVCLFVFVTGSAQMLNLKDYRPLLLPSGVIMTALSVLVYENIMEQIDFAVKVWPVYSLPFEVGIPLLLLAVSLVGPDRAA, encoded by the coding sequence ATGAAAGGCACGAACGCACGGGACGAAATCAGGATATCTTACAGGCAGGAGCTGCTCCTGATGTTGAATTTCCTCCTGGCGAACGCCTTCATCATCATCCCCTCCGCGGCGGTGAAGGGCGCCAAGCAGGACGGGTGGATGACTATCGCCCTGGCGACCGTAACGGGGATAGGGCTCACCATGCTTCATACCACCCTGGGCATGAGGTACCCCCGGCAAACGCTGGTTCAGTATGCCCAGGTCATCCTCGCGAGGGTTCCTGGCAAGATGGTGGGGCTGCTTTTCATGTGGTTCGCTCTGCACCTGGGAGCCCTGGTTGTTCGGAATTTCGGCGATTTCATGGTCATTACGCTGATGCCCGAAACCCCTCGCATTGTGTTTCACGCCGTAATCATGCTGGTCGTTGTCCTGGCATTGTACGGGGGTCTCGAGGTCCTGTGCAGATTCAACGAGGGTTTGACGTTCCTGGTGGTTGTATCGATAATATTCGTCCTGGTCCTGTCGTTGAGTATCGAGGGCTTCGATCTGAAGAAACTCCTTCCACCTTTCGAAAATGGATTGCTACCGGTTCTGAAGACTTCCCTGATCCCCATCACCTTTCCTTTCGGTGAAACGGTCCTTTTTACGATGATCATCCCGTACCTGGACGAACAGGAAAAGGCCAGGCGAGCCCATATCGTTGCCATGGCCGGCGCAGGAACCCTGCTGACCCTGATCACGGTGGCAGTGGTGGCGGTCTTCGGCGTCACAGCGCTTGACTACCTGTACCCCACCCATTCTTTAACCAGATGCATAAGTATTGTTGCTGCTCCCGAGCGGATCGATGCTATTTCGATATCGGTCTGGATACTGTCGGGGCTGATCAAGATAGCGGTATGCCTGTTTGTTTTCGTTACCGGCAGCGCTCAAATGCTCAATCTAAAAGATTACAGGCCCCTCCTCCTCCCTTCGGGGGTAATAATGACCGCGCTATCCGTTCTGGTCTATGAGAACATCATGGAGCAAATCGATTTTGCCGTGAAAGTCTGGCCGGTGTACAGCCTCCCCTTCGAAGTGGGTATCCCCCTGCTGCTTCTCGCGGTATCTTTGGTCGGACCTGATCGGGCTGCGTAA
- a CDS encoding arginine decarboxylase, pyruvoyl-dependent — protein sequence MLITPTTFSLTAGRAEGGTPLTAFDAALLDAGLGNLNLLKVSSIVPPGARLVETPAVPPGSLVPVAYGTITSQDPGQVISAGVAVGLTGHTFGMIMEYSGRRPKEEVEALLERMVHESLERRGLKATEYYVRAVEHTVARCGSVFAAVLLWYD from the coding sequence ATGCTCATCACCCCCACCACGTTCAGTCTCACCGCCGGGCGCGCCGAGGGAGGCACGCCGCTCACCGCTTTTGACGCTGCCCTCCTGGACGCCGGTCTCGGAAATCTCAATCTGCTCAAGGTTTCCAGCATAGTCCCGCCGGGGGCCAGGCTGGTGGAAACACCGGCCGTGCCGCCGGGGTCTCTGGTCCCGGTTGCCTACGGGACAATCACGAGCCAGGATCCGGGCCAGGTCATTTCGGCAGGGGTCGCCGTCGGGCTGACGGGCCACACGTTCGGGATGATAATGGAGTATTCGGGCAGGCGCCCGAAAGAGGAAGTAGAGGCCCTGCTCGAACGGATGGTGCACGAATCTCTCGAGCGCCGTGGGTTGAAAGCCACGGAGTATTACGTGCGGGCCGTCGAGCACACGGTCGCCCGGTGCGGGTCCGTGTTCGCCGCCGTGCTGCTGTGGTACGATTAA
- a CDS encoding N-acetylmuramoyl-L-alanine amidase produces the protein MSTDRLVTNIQAGPPKSATAHAGPADLSTRILVESTVALEPGISSRKSGRGSVLVLEFGGVRLNMPDCSIPVYDGLIDHLVAWTAPAGSVLEAYLEHDVPYSVDSVAGVPHRLEIRFDMKPIYRVLAGRTLVVDAGHGGMDPGRCGPVDLVEKHVVLDLARRLKSAIERAGMRCIMTRNGDVFLSWEARLELVNRHGAAAFVSLHTGGASESAVRGAGVAYAGPRGEGLARLVLGELTKRLHLPSRGIRPSSLASAPPVPAAVVEFVTITNPVDEGLVRSYVFMDRVAQAVLNGIKNFYWEAEPAG, from the coding sequence TTGTCTACGGACAGGCTGGTGACCAACATACAGGCGGGGCCGCCCAAAAGCGCGACCGCGCACGCTGGGCCGGCAGACCTCTCGACCCGGATCCTGGTGGAATCGACCGTGGCGCTGGAGCCCGGGATCTCCTCGCGGAAGTCCGGGCGAGGCAGCGTGCTGGTCCTGGAATTTGGTGGGGTGCGGCTTAACATGCCGGATTGCTCTATCCCGGTGTACGACGGCCTCATCGACCACCTCGTTGCCTGGACGGCGCCGGCGGGTTCGGTCCTTGAGGCGTACCTCGAGCACGACGTCCCGTACTCCGTGGACTCCGTGGCCGGCGTGCCGCACAGGCTGGAGATCCGCTTCGACATGAAGCCCATCTACCGTGTGCTGGCAGGCAGGACGCTGGTCGTGGACGCCGGTCACGGCGGCATGGACCCGGGCAGGTGCGGCCCCGTGGATCTGGTCGAGAAGCACGTCGTGCTGGACCTCGCCAGGCGGCTCAAATCGGCGATCGAACGGGCGGGTATGCGCTGCATCATGACAAGAAACGGTGACGTGTTCCTGTCGTGGGAAGCGAGGCTCGAGCTCGTCAACCGCCATGGCGCAGCGGCGTTCGTTTCGCTTCATACCGGTGGGGCCTCGGAGTCCGCCGTGCGTGGGGCGGGAGTGGCTTACGCCGGCCCGCGCGGTGAAGGCCTGGCACGGCTCGTGCTGGGCGAACTCACGAAGAGGCTCCACCTCCCGTCCAGAGGCATACGGCCGTCCTCGTTGGCCTCAGCGCCCCCTGTGCCCGCGGCCGTGGTAGAGTTCGTGACAATTACCAACCCCGTTGACGAGGGCCTGGTCAGGAGCTACGTGTTCATGGACCGTGTCGCCCAGGCCGTCCTCAACGGGATCAAGAACTTCTACTGGGAAGCGGAGCCGGCGGGTTAA
- a CDS encoding F420-0:Gamma-glutamyl ligase produces MTDSYALIPLRTHLISAGEDIVDVVCQYVRGVATSGDVVAISESAVAVSQGRAVLSRGVKPGFLARFLCRFPQKHGSLATPQAMQLAISEAGVPRVLAAAVVGGLAKAVGIRGLFYRIAGRGLAAIDDIAGTLYPFDEHIVLAPRDGQAVVDAIRDRTGLEAAIVDVNDIRCVDFMAATRNLDRAAVARALERNPMGNDDEQTPIVVLKRLSTDPVQNAG; encoded by the coding sequence ATGACTGACTCATACGCCCTGATACCGCTCAGGACGCACCTCATCTCCGCGGGCGAGGACATTGTGGACGTGGTGTGCCAGTACGTCCGCGGGGTGGCCACGTCCGGTGACGTGGTGGCGATCTCCGAGAGCGCCGTGGCCGTCAGCCAGGGTAGGGCGGTGCTCTCGCGGGGCGTGAAGCCCGGGTTTCTTGCGAGGTTCCTGTGCCGGTTTCCGCAGAAGCACGGGAGCCTCGCGACCCCTCAGGCCATGCAGTTGGCGATAAGCGAGGCGGGAGTCCCGAGAGTCCTGGCAGCGGCTGTCGTCGGAGGTCTCGCGAAGGCCGTTGGCATAAGAGGGCTATTCTACAGGATCGCCGGCAGGGGGCTCGCAGCCATCGACGACATTGCGGGGACCCTGTACCCGTTTGATGAGCACATCGTACTTGCGCCCAGGGACGGTCAGGCCGTGGTGGACGCCATTCGCGACCGCACGGGGCTCGAAGCCGCCATCGTGGATGTGAACGACATCCGCTGCGTGGACTTCATGGCTGCTACGAGGAACCTCGACCGCGCGGCCGTGGCAAGGGCGCTCGAAAGGAACCCGATGGGAAATGACGACGAGCAGACGCCCATAGTCGTGCTGAAGAGGTTGTCCACCGATCCCGTGCAGAACGCCGGATAG